In Danio rerio strain Tuebingen ecotype United States chromosome 9, GRCz12tu, whole genome shotgun sequence, the genomic window TAGATTCTAATGCATATCAATGAAGTCTCCATGGCTGATTCTGAAATGTTATTTCATAGTTAGTAAGAGAGGCTTAAGCCATGTTTGTTTCTCCTTTATGAAAGATCGAAGACACAGTACTCAACACAGTGTCTAACAAAGTGTGCAGTGTAAATTGGTCTTAATAAACCAATATACTGAATGAtgcatcatcataatcatcatcattaacatCATCCTGCACAAGCTGAACTCATTTTCAAGCGTTACAGTGTAAATGCGTGCAGTTTTTTGAGTTTCCCAGAACTTATGCAACTATAAACAGCTCTGTTTGTTTAGATGATTAATGTGTCCTTGTCCCACAGGCACCCTAGACGACTCAGGAAATCAGATTCATTTCCATCAAGAGTCTGTGCTGCTGTTTGGAGTATTTGATGAGAACAAGAGCTGGTACAGCACTGGGGACTCTCCACAGCCTCTGAATGTCAAATACACAATAAACGGCTACACAAATGGCTCAGTACCAGGTTGGTTCGATACAGTTTTTtgcaaaagtcttaggccacTAGCATTTTCACcaacaaaaaaagttttggtGTAGTATGCGAGtagaaatatattttccaaacattatttttgctatttttgataTTTATAGTCACCATCATCGAATACAACTTGAAAAACATGACGAAATAGAACAAACTGATACAGACTAAATCCAGTAGAACATCTTCAAGACACTTCAGGAacctgacactgtaaaaaggttttAGGCACTTGTGTAAGAATGCTGTAAAGTGTGTATGCTTCAAAAATAAtgccttaaaggggacctatcatGCCGATTTTCTCAAGATGTAaagtaagtctctgatgtccctagagtgtgtatgtgatgttttagcttaaaataccccacaaataatgttttattattctttgaaactgccccttttaggctctAATCCAAATTGtgatgactgtcactttaaattcaaatgagattgagctCCCAGCCATTTTTTCAAAAGAGAGCGaggctacaaatgcctatgtgtcagcagaGTTGCAGATTCTACAACAAGACTAACatactatgctaatgagggagagatcttcactaatgggcggggcttttcccctcttCTTACATGTATaaaagggaaaatgtcaatcagTGTGTTTCTGCAGACGGTTTTTaataagtgtgattataaaaataaatttaatacattttcactATAGAAGCTGGTAATATTTACACtctgttgccacacaactttgtttaaacccctttaaaagtaatttttatatAATAGGTCCTGTTTAAATAGATTTGATTCATCAATTAACTtctattaacttatttaaattaaattttggtGTAACCACCTTTgtgtttaaaacttattttatccTCCTGTAGGTATATTTGCTCAAAATATTTCTTAGTTAGCTTTGCAGATAGGTTTCTTGAATTTTTTTGCAAATGTTGCCACAGTTTTTCTGGATTTagtctgttttattttgttctgaaTCGTCATCAGACTAGATGATGGTGAgatcagatctctgtgtggagcATTGACTGCTGCCAGACTGCCTGTGTATACAAGGCTACGTCACACTGCTATGCTTTAGTGctcaaattagattttttctcagatctgattgTTTTGCATAGCTGTTCATGTTGTTGTTATAAATGAGGCCAAAACTGACTTGCATGCGCGAAAGTACAGTTACGGACAGCACAATATGTCAAAATATGCACACAATGTGTATTCTGTATGAAGTAAGCACGTTGGCAGATTAGATTTAACATGATTATtacccttttcacagacaacctTGGTGTATTTTATGAACTGTAAAGGCttgttctgctactactaatgtgtatttcggcatttgaaacctaaaataaggtctcttgtgattgaaaacactgatcattGTGTAATGAAgtcatcaagggttaatgagtTGTCATATTGATATCATTTTCATATCATAGTCTTTCATATTTGGTtttgttaatgtattaattatttaagggaaatgtacttattttatgtagacctatgtgttttattcattttatatatgtaatttatatgcacagatttttaatgttaaatctaactgaacaatatatatttttaaagggttAATCATTAATTATGGTTAACAAGTGCAAgttttgcataattttttttttcaaaataaacaaccAAATTTTTGTGGTAAAGTATTAGCCCTGTGTGCTATTCTACTATGCTGCTAGGGGTAGATGATGTTTGCAGCACCGAATGATGACGCATGGCACTCGAAGATTGTGTAAAAGTCACATTAAATCCTACATACCCGTTCACACTGCGGTcccattgcaaaacatcagatgtGTATCTGATTTAATAATATATGAAACTGGCACAAATCTGATTTGAAAAGATCAGATTCGATGTGGCTTGGGCTCTTCTCACtgtcaaaacaaaaacagagtcacatgtgggcaaaaaaatctgatttgggCTACATTTGCCTGCAATATGAACATAGCCTCAGTGTCAGTGTCTCACTGAACTATTACAATTTGTAgaacaaaaaatgtagaaatgcaAACATATATTTCCTACTCATTCACTATatcaaaacacaataaataactaaaaataactgATAACAAATAACTAAAATGTAATCAAGTGTTGGTGTAGTTGCCTTTTGCCACTACACCAacaagacttttgcacagtactgaaTTTCTCACATAACACGTTCATTTCTTGCAATCTGCTTACATGTAAAACTCCTCTCTGTCGTCCTCCAGATCTGGACATCTGTGCCCACTCTAAAGTCAGCTGGCACCTGCTGGGAATGAGCTCAGAGCCAGAGCTTTTCTCTGTACACTTCAATGGGCAAGTCCTTCTGCACGATGGGCACAAAACTTCAGCTGTTGGCATTATTAGTGGAACTGCCACCAGTGCCAGTATGACCGGTGTCCACCCTGGCCGCTGGCTCGTTTCCTCGCACATTAGCAAGCACTTGGAAGGTAAAACCTGCCAGAGAATACATGACacatttattcaataaaaatcAACATTTGCATCCTGAACTCCACAGTTTCAGTATTAATGCTTATAGTTCGTACTTAAGGTGATTGCAGCGGCATTTGCTGAAAATGTGATTATCTTGTGTGTAGCTGGTTTGCACGGGTACCTAAATATCAGGAAGTGTGATGAGTATACGGCGCCAAAAAGACGGCTTACCATTGAACAGAAAAAAGAGAGTCAAGAGTGGACTTACTATATGGCAGCAGAAGAGGTCATCTGGGATTATGCGCCAAATATGCCAGAAAACATGGACGGGTATGTACATCATGACTTATCAAATAAGACAAGCTCTTGTATGACAATCTTATGGGTGTGTTTTTATCTCTTTTAAACTTAGGGATTTCCGGTCAAAATATTTAAAGCAGGGGCCTCAGCGGAtaggtaaaaaatataaaaaagctgTGTTTACTCAGTATAAAGATGGCATGTTTAAAGAGAGAGCGGAAGATAAGCAGAGGAAGAGAGAGCTTGGAATTCTTGGCCCAGTGATTAGAGCTCAAATCAGAGACATCATTAAGGTAAACGGCTTCTCACGTTCATTTTACTTCAGGATAAAACGTAAACAGAATGTCTGATGGTTTTGGTCAGGATTCATGATTATTGTGATGTTGTTTCAATAGATTGTCTTTAAAAACAAAGCATCACGTCCCTATAGTATCTATCCCCATGGACTGACCATAGATAAAGCAGCAGAAGGAGCCAGTTACCCTCAGGGAGGTTTGTCTAATATCtgttaattcattaatatttatctACGCACACACAATCTCTTTTATATGTGGTTTACAaggatttttatattttactacaCAGTTGCACACGTGTAAAGCCCCactacactcattggccacttttttaggtacaccttactagtactgggttggacccaattttgctttcagaactgccttaatatgcctcatggcatagattcaattaGATAGTGAAAaaattccttagagattttgccccatattgacatgatagcttcatgcagttgctgcagatctgtcggctgcacatccatgatgcaaatctcccgttccaccccatccaaaaggtgctctgttgaactgagatctggtgactgtggaggccatttgagtacagtgaactcatgtcatgttcaagaaaccagtctgagatgatttgcactttatgacatggtgtattatcttgctggaagtagccataatgatcagcaacaatactcaggtaggctgtggtgttgacacgatgctcaattggtactaatgagcccaaagtttgccaagaaaaCATTCCCCAAACtatcacaccaccaccaccagcctgaatcgttgatacaaggcaggatgaattcatgctttcatgttgttgatgccaaattctgaccctaccatcagtatgttgcagcagaaatcgagactcatccgACCATGCCACATTTTTCCAATCTCctattgtacaattttggtgagcctgtgctaaTTATAGCTTTAGTTTCTGGtgcttagctgacaggagtggcacctggtgttttcctctgctgctgtagcccatccacctcaaagtttgacatgttgtgtgttcagagatgctcttctgcatacctcggttgtggttgtttgagttactgttgcctttctatcagctagaaccagtctggctgttctcctctgacctctggcatcaaggcaTTAGCGCCCACAGAacagccgctcactggatattttctcttttcagatcattctctggaaatcctaaagatggttgtgcgtgaaaatcacagtagatcagaGGTTTCTAAAATACACACACCAGCcagctggcaccaacaactatcccacattcaaagtcacttaaatcaccttttcttcttaattctgatgctcagtttgaactgtagcagatcgtcttaatcgtgtctaaatgcctaaatgcattgagttggctgattacaaatttgcgttaacaagcagttggacaggtgtacctaataaagtggccgctaagTGTACATTACTGTGCTTACTTCTCAAAGGAACAACCAAAGTGAAAGCTATTATTCAAAGCCTTAAAATGAAgacataattattattgttgtaaatttaaagatgtttttaactGCTCATTTTTCACCATACAATAgagtatttaatattatatattatttacttattttatattgaattggaGGGAAAAATGGGGCTGTGGCCTTGGACAGCACTTTGAATCTTTCTCTCTATGGTTACTGTAGATTTTGTAACGAGTAAAATCTTTGTCTATGCAAATGCTTTATTCATCCAATAATAGTCCttcattcaaattattttatatagcAATATTGCACTAATATGCTAAAGATTGTCATGTCAGATTCTTCTAACTTGAGTGTGACTGAACTGAGAAAATATCTGGTGTTCATTTTAAAGGGAACCAAACATACAGCGTTCAGCCAGGAGAGACGTACACATATACATGGAGTGTGACTGAGGAAGACGTACCAACGGACAGTGACCCCAGATGTCTAACCAGGATGTACCACAGTGCAGTGGACGCTCCTCGAGACATTGCTTCAGGTCTTGTTGGCCCTCTGCTCATCTGTAAGAGCCAGTCTCTTAACAAAAAGAATGTCCAGGTAACTAATATTTAGATCACTGAATCATGAGATTCAAAATCTAACCTTAAATAACTCATCAGAGGTGATCTATGAATGAGATGACTATTGAAAAAAGGGTGCagcaaaggtgctttattggccaaaatatttgaaagaatTGCAAGTATAATTCAcagatagcaaaaaaaaaaaaaacagaatgtgCTGATCAATGTGATAAAATATCTGTAATTaagcagtttttcatatttttattttttctgctgtatttctgcttttgaattgcattatgagatatTAATCTTTCTTCTGACAAcgtttaaccttaaaatgttggaaaaagtgacttttattaacctttttaataagtttaaagtgatatattgtctgggttggttgTGTATATtgtggtacaaaaaccttgtaataagctgccagtacattttctgttattttacagatttattttattatatattatttcttatacattgtattactgtattattattattttaaatgtacaatatCTAATATTTGAGGGTCAtgtttttttcaacttttttttttttagctcactGACAAACtaccattaaaatgtttgtaaaagagTTGCTCCTTAtgttaaatgtttcaaaaaatgtgGCTTAAGCTGCTGTCAACACTTCTCTATTTCAGCTAAAAGCTGACAAGGAGCAGCATGCCATGTTTACCGTTTTTGATGAGAACAAGAGCTGGTACCAAGATGAGAACATTAACACATACTGCAGTGATCCCAAAAAAGTGAAGAAAGACGATCCCGAGTTTTACAAGTCAAATGTCATGCACAGTGAGTGATTTTCTGCTATTATTTCTGATATCATCATATTGCTGTTGATTGATATATGCTACGATGTGTTTATAAAAACTCTTACAGCAATCAATGGTTATGTATATGAAAGCGGCCAAGAATTGGGATTTTGTCATGGTGAAATTGTGACTTGGCATGTGTCGAGTGTTGGGGAACAGGATTACATCCAGACTGCTACTTTCTATGGTCATACATTTGAGCTAAAAAACAGAGAAGAGGATATACTCAGTCTATTTCCTATGACTGGTGAAACTATCACGATGAACATGGTTAATATAGGTATGTTTGTCTGATTAGACTATCCAAATTACTTGTAATAAATTagttttagaatttaaatattaactatacaaacatacacattgTACAACAAAAACTGAATGCAACCTCAATATCTCCACTTTACAGGTATTTGGCTTTTGGCATCATTGAACTCGCATGATTCCACTAAAGGGATGAGGGTGAAATTCAAAGACCTCGAATGCTTCAGAGATTATGTAATAGAATATGATTATGAGGACGGGAAATTCACTGCATGGAAACCACCGACTATTAATGAAATCAAAAAAGAGGAACCGGTCCGTGCAAGACCTGACGTGGTCGACGAGTACTCTGATTTATTTGCTGAAACCCTCAACTTAAGGACGTTCAACAATGTTAAAGATGAAGTTGAGATAATCGACTTGACATTTCTAGATCAAGATGATGGTTTGTTGCCCATTGTTGAAGAAAAAAGCCTGGGATCAAGCAACGAGAACTTACACAATGCTACTTTACAATCTTTCATTGAGACTCATGGTTTATTAATGGAGGAAGGTGATTTAGACAAGGGAGAATCTTCTAATAAAGTCTTGAATGACAGCACAGACAAGGCATTGCTAGAGACAACAACTACTTTTGATTCCAATAGAGTTGTCGCATTAAACAACGAAACGGACAGTATAATTTTAGATTTTCCAATTGTAGAAAGAAAGGTTCGTAGTGCACCATCAAAGCCAATGAACGAACCTGAAAGTGTCACTATGAACTTTAAAACAACAGAACATATCAATTCATCATTAGAGAGAATCAATGCTATATATTCCCCAATAACTGAAACAAACATCAACACAATGACTGAGACACACACTGATTTCAGTATCACTCCATTTGATGGTTCAACTGGAGAAATGAACTTCACACTAGAGGATGACACCGCACTTCTAAATTCATCTGAATCAGAGCCCCTGCAATCAAACCAAAACTCCGAAAACAGAATAGCTTTTCAAGAAGAGCTAAATGCAAAAGATGGCACAGATGTTGACAGTAATAATTCTGTGAAAAATCAGATCTTCAAATACAACGTGCCTAGTGGTGACACTCTGTCCAACAGCTCAAAGATACAAGTTGAGGAGGATTTTGTGCTTCTGGACAGTAGTTATTTTTCAGAAATGTCAACAACTATGGAATATGATGTTTCACAAAAGGACACTGTAAAAGGTGAATCAAAAGAGACTGCACAAAGTCAAGAACTCAGCAGCACAAAGAAAACTTACTCTGGTGAAATAATTTTGGAGAGTCTTCCTGACATAACAAGTGCTTTTAATCTGAATTCATCTTCAGTTTTGAGAAACAACAGTTTGGAGAGCAATGAGTCCTCAAATGAAACTTTGTTCATgtcttcaaatgctaccttctctgatTCAACAAATGCAACCTCGTCTGATTCCTCAACAGCAACCTTCGCTGATTTCTCAAACACAACCTTCTCAAACGCAACCTTCTCTGATTTCTCAAATAGGATTTCTCAAATGTCTGATTCCTCAAATGCAACCTTGTCTGATTCCTCAAATGCAACCTTGTCTGATTCCTCAAATGCAACATTGTCTGATTCCTCAAATGCAACATTGTCTGATTCCTCAAATGCAACATTGTCTAATTCCTCAAATGCAACCTTCTCTGATTCCTCAAACAAAACCTTCTCTGATTCCTCAAATGCAACCTTGTTTGGTGTTTCATATTCCTCAAACACAACCTTGTCTGACTTCAGTCTTGAATCTGAAATGACAGAGTATATACTGTCATCTGCTAATGATACAATAAAATCTCACAGTGAAGTTGTAAGCAACACTTCACAGCTTTCCTCTTCAGAAAGCACAGAGAATATATCGTTGTTGTATGGCTCTCTCAATGCTTCATCCATGAAGAACGACTCAGAAAGTGAAAGCGAAGAAGAAGTGGTTATCTacctaaataaaaatcacagtgaGGCAATCCTCACATCTCATCTCGACCAAAAAGAAGAGCACTGGGGTTATGAAAGCAAACACGAGCTGGTTCATAAGGAACTCCCAGATCACATGAACAAATATGTCAAAGATAAGTCTGCAGCAAACTCGAACAAGCCAAAGAtcgaaaaggaaaagaaaaaagtttaCCAAAGAGTAAAGCCAAAAAAGGGGTACGGGATGAAGACGAAGAAAAGTAAAGACTACAAACCGCAGCCGCGTTCGTCATTTTCTCCAAGAGGTTTTGGACCATCTGTGTTAACTCCAAGGGGAAGCAGACCTGTCTCTAGCGAGGATGAACTGACGGAGAAACCTATTGTCATAGGAGTGCCAAGACGGGATTTCAATGATTATGAGTTATATATTCCAAAACAAGACCAGGAAGCAGATTTTGATGGCTTGCTTGATcacccagaagaatatgaatatGTAGAGTATAAAGACCCTTACAGCAAAACAGCAGATGTTCAAGCTCTTGACGCAACATCCCAGCATCTCTTAAAAATGGCTGGAGACAAGAATACCAGGACCTATTTCATCTCGGTTGAAGAAGAAGAATGGGATTATGCTGGCTATGGGCAGAGGTATTGTCAGCCTTATGAGTTTCAAATAACCAACACACCATGCAGGGCAGTAGTCAGACATTAACGATGATGAGAACTAGAAAATCTTGCACTGCTATGCTGCGCTACATTAATGAGAGCTCGGTTGTTAGGATAACAAAAAGatttcaaatgaacattttaggTTGGTTCGACCTAACATTCTTGGAGCTCTTAGAATGAAATAAAAGTTTTTGGGGTAtggtttacatacactgtaaaaacattctGTTATTTTATGGGGGGTTTTTTGTCTGGCAGCTGGGGTGTCAGAAAAAACTCGTAaaaaaataacggctgttaaattaccagaatttactgcaaaataaaggccattaaattattgaaatttaccgtaaaataacaaaggtcaaattacagaaatttaacgtaaaattacagatgttaaattacagaaatctaccataaaataacggatgttaaattacagaaatttactgcaaAATACCGCTGCTATatcacagaaatttactgtaaaaaacggaagttgaattacagaaatttgctgtaaaataacagaggttaaatgacagaaatttaacaaaataacggatgttaaattacagaaatttaccgtaaaaaacggctgttaaatttacagtaaaataacggaagTTAAATTACAAAAACCTACCGTAAAATATCGGCTGttacaatatataaatttactgtaaaataacagtccttaaattacagaaatttaccataaaacaacggctgttaaattacaaaatttccttaaatttttaatttccggtaaatttctgttttttaatatctgttattttacagtaaatttctgtaatttaacggacgTTATTTTATGTCTTTTTCCAGTACCCTAGTACTAAACCGAAggagatgaatgaataaatagtgttttttttttaagtgagacATTTAATTCCTAACTGAATTTGATGAGCCAAGACAAGTTTAGCATTTTTAACATATTAGGAATACAAATAAGACTGAATGTgtgcatgttttaaaataatatttggaaataattaaaaattataactTCCCACCTAGAATTCGACTACATCATTCTGTttcttcaaatgttatttaaaaataagtcccTCAAAATCATCAGAATTTCTGGAGAacgttttaaataaatgaatctaaAACTAATTTGCTAATTCCTGTTTGCAAAGGCGACTTGATAAAACAGCTCAAAATGAGAGGCCCACGGTTTTCAGAAAAGTGGTGTTCCGAAGGTACCTGGACAGCACCTTTAGCATCCGAGACATCCGAGGAGAAATGGACGAACACCTGGGAATTCTTGGTCCGCTCATTAAAGCGGAAGTTGATCAGACCGTTATGGTAAACCACACACTTGTGAAGAAATCAGAATTGGAAAGCATCACGTCTATAAAATGAATATTAACAATTGCATTCTGGTTTTCCATGCTAGGTATTTTTCAGGAACCGTGCAAGTCGTCCATACTCTTTGCATGCAAATGGAGTAAAATACTTAAAACAAATGGAAGGCCTGAGTTATGATGATGAATCTCCATACTGGTACAAACAGGACGATGCTGTTCCACCCAATGGCACCTTTACCTACATGTGGACCATAAATCCCAAATCTGGACCTCAAAATAATGAATCTGACTGCCGAACTTGGACCTACTACTCTGCAGTGAATCCTGTACGCATGAATCTTATCATAATATGGTTTTTATTCCTCCAAGGAGCAAGCCAATAATCACAGATtgctaataattaaatataatgaaTGTCTTGAAAAGCCTTTATACTCATTTTAACTTCTCACATAGGAGAGAGATATAAACTCAGGGTTGATTGGGCCACTTCTGGTGTGCAGGAAGGGTACACTTGATAAAAAGCCTGAAGACAGAAGAGAGTTTGTCCTGCTTTTCATGACATTTGATGAAAATAAAAGCTGGCTCTATGAAGAGAATCGGCAGAGGATTGAAAGGAAAAACAGAAGAGTGGTCATGGATCCAAATTTCCAAGATAATTTAAAGTTTGATGGTAAGaacggtttgtttgtttgtttttgtatttatttatttaatacagtaACAATTGATTAAGACTAGGCTTCTGccaatgtcagattttttgttgtaattaattgctgaagctttggCAATTTGGTATTATCGCAATATTGAAGttgcaaaaattattttattataacaggTATATTAacaaaaagtaactttttttttaaatacaacacATAAGTTTGTATATTGTATGTACATGTCCAGAGTAAATAAATGGTTTAAACCAGATATGCCCAAAACAGGGCCCGCGGGTCAAAGTTTACCCTTTGTATTTGGCTCGCCAGAggattaaaatgcaaaataattggGAAGCTTTGGGGAATGCCTTTTTTtcggggtttttcacctttattggataggacagtagagagcaGAGAAAGGGTAAAGATCAGCATAAGACCATGAGGCAGTAATTGAACTTGGGTCGCCATGAGCACctgagtgcatgtgtcgacacactaaccactacaccactggtggCGATGTTTggggaatgcctttaacagagattctcATTTCTATTTCActgtaaatgtaaacaatgtaAATTGAAGAATGATATTGTCTGCGGAACTTAGGTTGAAGCAAACCAAGAGATTTGTATAATATGCAATAATGAGTTCTACATGGACATCTTAAAACAAACCTAGAGAATTGAAGACagtatttaaaggttttaaattaatatcagctcAATGATAGGTAAAATTAGTTGagaaatcattttttttcttaaatcaaatgaaaaacaattaacaGAACGATAAAGAGAACCTAAGCACTGACAtgagtttttaattataaaatcagTATGGGGTTTAAAGGACAGTTCAGTATCGAGCCAAAGACCTAGATATTTAAATTTGTCAACATTACACAACCGTTACCCATCATCAAATCTAACATCTATGTCTAACGAATGAAACCGTTGAGACTTTTTAAAGAATGCCATCCTACAAGACTTCTTTTTAATTAGCATAAGTTTGTTTCATATCAacattgtgcatgttcattatcaccATATACTGAATTATGTCTAATTAGGATTAAATATGTGCagtgtaattatttaaaatttgcacactTAAAATTGCACTTATCCATCGTACTACATTGCACTAATTCATTTTGAATTGTAcatacccactgtacatatacatttgtaattatgttcatatctaCCTGCAATACCCTGATTATTAACAGCAACCTGTACAAATCTTTGTTGTACTTAATCCagctgtaaatatc contains:
- the f5 gene encoding coagulation factor V precursor; the encoded protein is MKLRSWPGALHGLALLAFLCHCATAVERHYYIAAVNINWDYTSGQQRTGQSYKKVVYREYNEGFKQPKAHPLSSGLLGPTLRGQEGDTIIVTFRNMADHPCSLHPHGIAYGKQSEGSLYFDNTSLLEKNDDVIQPGEEHTYQWDVTSDVTPTAADPPCITYTYLSHFDIVRDYNTGLIGPMLICKKGTLDDSGNQIHFHQESVLLFGVFDENKSWYSTGDSPQPLNVKYTINGYTNGSVPDLDICAHSKVSWHLLGMSSEPELFSVHFNGQVLLHDGHKTSAVGIISGTATSASMTGVHPGRWLVSSHISKHLEAGLHGYLNIRKCDEYTAPKRRLTIEQKKESQEWTYYMAAEEVIWDYAPNMPENMDGDFRSKYLKQGPQRIGKKYKKAVFTQYKDGMFKERAEDKQRKRELGILGPVIRAQIRDIIKIVFKNKASRPYSIYPHGLTIDKAAEGASYPQGGNQTYSVQPGETYTYTWSVTEEDVPTDSDPRCLTRMYHSAVDAPRDIASGLVGPLLICKSQSLNKKNVQLKADKEQHAMFTVFDENKSWYQDENINTYCSDPKKVKKDDPEFYKSNVMHTINGYVYESGQELGFCHGEIVTWHVSSVGEQDYIQTATFYGHTFELKNREEDILSLFPMTGETITMNMVNIGIWLLASLNSHDSTKGMRVKFKDLECFRDYVIEYDYEDGKFTAWKPPTINEIKKEEPVRARPDVVDEYSDLFAETLNLRTFNNVKDEVEIIDLTFLDQDDGLLPIVEEKSLGSSNENLHNATLQSFIETHGLLMEEGDLDKGESSNKVLNDSTDKALLETTTTFDSNRVVALNNETDSIILDFPIVERKVRSAPSKPMNEPESVTMNFKTTEHINSSLERINAIYSPITETNINTMTETHTDFSITPFDGSTGEMNFTLEDDTALLNSSESEPLQSNQNSENRIAFQEELNAKDGTDVDSNNSVKNQIFKYNVPSGDTLSNSSKIQVEEDFVLLDSSYFSEMSTTMEYDVSQKDTVKGESKETAQSQELSSTKKTYSGEIILESLPDITSAFNLNSSSVLRNNSLESNESSNETLFMSSNATFSDSTNATSSDSSTATFADFSNTTFSNATFSDFSNRISQMSDSSNATLSDSSNATLSDSSNATLSDSSNATLSDSSNATLSNSSNATFSDSSNKTFSDSSNATLFGVSYSSNTTLSDFSLESEMTEYILSSANDTIKSHSEVVSNTSQLSSSESTENISLLYGSLNASSMKNDSESESEEEVVIYLNKNHSEAILTSHLDQKEEHWGYESKHELVHKELPDHMNKYVKDKSAANSNKPKIEKEKKKVYQRVKPKKGYGMKTKKSKDYKPQPRSSFSPRGFGPSVLTPRGSRPVSSEDELTEKPIVIGVPRRDFNDYELYIPKQDQEADFDGLLDHPEEYEYVEYKDPYSKTADVQALDATSQHLLKMAGDKNTRTYFISVEEEEWDYAGYGQRRLDKTAQNERPTVFRKVVFRRYLDSTFSIRDIRGEMDEHLGILGPLIKAEVDQTVMVFFRNRASRPYSLHANGVKYLKQMEGLSYDDESPYWYKQDDAVPPNGTFTYMWTINPKSGPQNNESDCRTWTYYSAVNPERDINSGLIGPLLVCRKGTLDKKPEDRREFVLLFMTFDENKSWLYEENRQRIERKNRRVVMDPNFQDNLKFDAINGIIYSLKGLRMYTNQLAKWHLINMGSPKDLHSVHFHGQTFINKELKDHRQGVYPLLPGGFATLEMLPSKPGLWQLESEVGLSQQRGMQTLFLVLDNVCDHPLGLISGTVQDEQITASDTRGQWYPHLARLHNTGKYNAWSTSSEPGQYLQVDFQRPVVISKVATQGAKQFLTHNFVLNYTISYSTDKKKWIYYKGDSDAVRKTFEGNAEAYETKENIFFPPLIGRYVRLHPLHSYNFPTVRLEYYGCELDGCSVPLGMEKGLIDDSKITASSVASNWYSGQWHPWYARLNKQGTANAWQAKNNDIQPWIQVELKEVKKITGIVTQGAKSMGNEMFVRSYILEYSEDGRRWMKYTDDDDYEQKLFQGNTDNNGQIKNYIYPPIFSRFIRIIPKQWQKSVTMRIELLGCDFE